The Rosa rugosa chromosome 3, drRosRugo1.1, whole genome shotgun sequence sequence TACATTCCGGAAGATCTTTCTTTTATTAGCATTCTTCTTTCTTGGGGGAATGTAAAGACTGCATTGTAGAGGGGGTAGAATCCCCAGAAgacggagaagaagaagagcaaggCAATTCGATCTTCGATATGGGAAGAAGGGGTGTGCCACCAGAGGAGTCCACCGAGCGTGGCGACGCTTAGGACTTGGAAAATTCTTAGCCTGTTGAATGCTTCGTACCTTCGTTCCCTTAGTcccctctggagtagtaccttGAACTGGTGCCACCAGCTTGTACACCAAAAATTTTCATGATGTTGATCGTGTCCTGCACATGATTGTCAAGCTAACTACTTAGCGAAAATTAGAACAAATTGATGCATTGTTGAGAGGATGTGCTTAAATATTAATTTACTTGAAGAAGCAGCTTCTTTGATGTAATTATTGAAGACATTGTTGACCtccaaaccaccaccacagagCTCAGCTTTCAATCTTGTGTAAATGTTTTTGTCGTAGGCCGAAACGAGATCTTTTCTCACCATCTTTTGATCCTGTTCCATGTTCTCACGTTGTTGATGATCGGAGGCAGGTTTCGAATCAGGGGCGATTCCTTTATACGTACGTACATAATCTTAGATAATCAAATAGTTCAATGCTCTAATTAATCAGGTATAAGCCTAATAATTATCGACGAATTATTGAGCTAGAATATATAACATAATCATGTCTAATAATGTATTTAGTGAAGTCGTGTTTAACACGTGCTTAAGTgatttattttaatttcttaATTTTATCTCATCATTTAGTATTTaaattttaatcacaaaagtcaAGAGCCAAACCTAAAATGCATATTACACATATTTTACGCAACCTAGATTCTTTCGCCATTAATTTCACATCCATAATAAACTTTCTTAATTAGGTACGTACCGTTAGCAAGATCGAGCAAGAGATCAGCTGGATTGACATAAGGCAAGGACGTGGAGAAACCAATAGAGGAAAAATACTCGAGGGCAGCAGAAGCAGGGCCATAGTAAATGGGGTAGCCCTCGGAAAGCAAGACCAGTTTATCAAACATGTGGTAGAGGCGGCTCGAGGGCTGATGGATTGTGGTGACGACGGTCCGACCCCCACCTGCAAGCCTCTTCACTGTGGTCAAAATTCTTTGAGCCGTAGTGGAGTCCAAACCCGAGGTGGGCTCGTCCAGCAAAAGCAAGCTTGGATTAATCAGCATCTCTTGTCCAATACTAACCCTCTTCTTCTCTCCACCAGATATTCCCCTAAACAGGGGGCCCCCGATCATGCTGCTCCGGCACCGGGTCAGCCCGAGCTCGCTGATCACTTGCTCTACGTGCTGCACTTTCTCGTCGCGTGTCAGGGTGTTGGGCAGCCGCAGCAGGGCGGTGAAGACGAGAGTCTCGGTTACGGTGAGGTGAGGGTACAGTACGTCCTCCTGTGCGACGAATCCGGTTCTCCGTTTGATGGAGCCGCAGAATGGCTGGGAGTTGTAGGTGATTTTGCCGGAGAGCTTGCCGTGGAGGCGGCCGCCGAGAGCTGTGAGAAGAGTTGTTTTGCCACTACCGGAGGGACCTAGCATGGCTAGTATCTCTCCGGGGCAAACCACACCTGATATTCCGTTCAGTATGCTTTTCTCAGACGATGACCTGTTACTACTACTCGGCCACGGTACTAATCCAGCGTTGTGCTCCATTTTCACTTTGTAAAACACCTCCTCAAACTGCAAGTACGTATATGAACGATCCATCATAAGATCATGCGAATTATTCTACTAATATAAAAAAAACCATAGCCTTTGTGAAATTAGACAAATGTTTCCTCATTGGGCTAAGAAAGATGATATGAAACTGGAAAGAATCAAAGTCAAGATGATGCTAGCTAATAGTAGTTGATAGAGAGAGTAAAGATCGACCTTTAGCGTAATAGGGTACATGGCGAGTTGTAGGAAAGACTGTGCATTAACTTGTGCAGCCCCGGCGGGGTAGGCAAGGACGGCCgccttgttgttgttgtggatTTCAGACACCTCCACCTGCGGCAGACCTTCCATAATGACGTCACAGTTAGCTAGCTGGATTCCACGATGATGCTGATTGCAGGGACTGATCGGAAGAAGAAGGAACCACTAAGTACTACTTTCTCTAAAGAAATTACTCTATTTCTTGTTTGATCGATCAGTAACAGATGAGAGGCACACGTACACTACTTTCTGAGTTGCTTATAGCTAGTGGAGAGGAGAGATGGAGCAtgtgggtatatatatatagatggtcGATACCGAGATATATACAGGTTAGGGATGGATGGAGGATATATGTCCTCTTCCTCGATCAGGTTTCTCTGTTTGTGTGTGCGGTCTCAGTGTGAGTGATGTAGGCCTAAGCTAGCTAAGCCTCCATGGTGACGGTGGATGGGAACCcacctttaatttttttcttatcTTAGTTTATTCCAACATGCACTAACTGTTAACCATTAGTTTTTATGCTAGTCTACCAAGCTAGCTAGCTGGTCACTGGCTATAGTTCATTAGTATATTTTATGTCTTGTATACTTTTGATTAGTACTCATCCGTCGTGGgtacagatttttttttacaatcGATACAAAAATGCAGATTCTACAAAAAGTTGATGATAATATTAATGCTAGATTACCATTAATATTGCGAAATGATAAGATATAACAATCATTTAATTTTGAAGGTTTATGATTAGTGTTCTAAAAATTTCTACGGGCGGCCGCTTAGAACCGCCTTCAATTAGTGCGGACGGTGTCTAGTTGGGTCGGATTTAAACACTTTATTTGTAAATACCTATTATAtgcttaatttttttattatgttttgaatcaatatattattaatttttttaattgcaCATATTTATATgttgtataataaaattaaattaaaataagaATCCACCTAAGTCACGTCTCGCCTAAGCTCCAAAGTGCTAATCCCCTCCCCACCACCGCTTAATTCCTAGCGATTTTTAATCCGTTACTTATGATACtagaaaaaaaagattaaaaaatcaattttttgttttgtttttcacaTAATGCCTTTAAAGAAATTTCAGGGGACTCAACATCATTATTAAGTCAGGAAAAggtctttttccttttattatcTTCTGTAGATATGATCGTAACTAGTCAAATATTAGATTCAAAAGTACAATAAATTAAAGAAATGCCATCGGAATTAACTTGGTGATCATGCAGCTGTCACAAACTTATTTATAAAGCATATTCATGTGCGCGCTTCTCTTTGTAGAATTTACTTTTTCTCTTAACAGCAAAAGAATAAGTTCAAAAGGAAAAGCTAGCCAGTTATGGTGAATTGAATTGTCTAAAGAATTTCTGAGTAAATTAAAAGTCGTACTAATGGTGCTTTTCTTTCTAAAGCAGCCAACTGATTGATTCCTATATTCCTTTGTCCTTTAAAAATACAGTTAATTTTGATTCGGACTGTAGTTTTCAACATTCGTATCATAGAAATTCGATATGACTGCTGTATTTTTATGATTGCATAATGTTTATATATCACTAATAATATTCATCATCTGCAAAAGATTCTGGGGAAAAGTTCCCAAGTAAGATGCTAATTAAACAAAGTCTTCTAATCTTTTATATATGTATCCTCCTATTGTCTGCTTCCCCAATTTGCCCATTTGCCTTAATTCTCTttcacttttgttttgtttgctaATCTATTTTAAAACTCAAAGCTGCATAAGCTAGAGAGCAGAATGATTAAAGCTAGGAAGCACACCCATCAATGGGATTCCGATTTCTGTCCATAAAACTTAAAAATatgaattaatatttttttggcaGAGAGCACTGAGAGTGTTTGTGTACTCTGAGACGTCTCTGATCGAACTGAGAAAGATAAGAGGAAATATATTAATGGGTCCTGGTCTGAATATATGGTGGAGCCTGCCCTTTTCTGGTTTCAAAGACTTGcgcaaagagaaaaaaaaaaagactggtCTTGGCTACTTGACGCTAGCTTAGCTTTGCTTGGTGGCGCATATCATATTTCTAGTGCTTTCTCTTTACTATCCCAACTTGCATTTGCTTTTTaatatcacacacacacacacacacacacatgtagtctctatttcattattaatttcATCCTTAATTGGTATTTCACCATTTCTGTGTTCTATATCTAAAGCTTCATATGCATCAATGGATCGATTCTCTCTATCTGGACTTTAATTATCTTTAGAAAATTGACCCTAAATAGCTAGCTATCTAGATAGAAGTTTAGAATGATTCTCAGCGCCGACCATCCCCACCACCCCCGGCCCCCCGCGTTCTATACTGTTTTTGAAAACTTCTATCATGTTTCATAGTACGTAATACTTTGATACCCAATTAAAGATATGAGAAATAGTGAGACAGTGAAGTGTAGTTCCAGTTAGGGTTTGAATACACACGTACGAAGCTTGTGTTACTTTGCTTGTAACAAAATCATTGGAGGGACGGCGTTTTCCGGTAAATTGTCGTCGTCTAGTTTGTTTGTTGGCCAAATAAGGGTAGTTGGTAGATCGACACGTGGCACACAATCCCACTTTCTAGTGGGGTGAGATCGATTTTCGAGCGTCATATTCAAATCATTTGGTGGGAGGGTCCTTGCTGGTCCCGCCAACTCATTTCCTTCCAAAACCCAAAATTTTTTGTTTCCGCACTTCTTTTTCTCCTATTTTCTTTCATGTGATTTTTGTTCTATATTTTCTCTAAAACAAAACTCAATCACTTCTCTCCGTAATTCCTTGCAGGAGAAAATCTCGAGAAACTATCAAATTTGTAAGTCGATCTGTAGAGAAGAAGTGGAGTTCAATTTGAGTTATTTTTCTATCTGTCGACAAATAATTCGTTTTCATTTCAATTCTTGACTCTAGCTCAAATTGCTTTTCTCTGATTTCCTATGATGTTTACGTCTCAGGAGAATGCTCAACTGTGTGGTGGTAGACCACCTTTCTT is a genomic window containing:
- the LOC133738867 gene encoding ABC transporter G family member 14 isoform X2; this translates as MEGLPQVEVSEIHNNNKAAVLAYPAGAAQVNAQSFLQLAMYPITLKFEEVFYKVKMEHNAGLVPWPSSSNRSSSEKSILNGISGVVCPGEILAMLGPSGSGKTTLLTALGGRLHGKLSGKITYNSQPFCGSIKRRTGFVAQEDVLYPHLTVTETLVFTALLRLPNTLTRDEKVQHVEQVISELGLTRCRSSMIGGPLFRGISGGEKKRVSIGQEMLINPSLLLLDEPTSGLDSTTAQRILTTVKRLAGGGRTVVTTIHQPSSRLYHMFDKLVLLSEGYPIYYGPASAALEYFSSIGFSTSLPYVNPADLLLDLANGIAPDSKPASDHQQRENMEQDQKMVRKDLVSAYDKNIYTRLKAELCGGGLEVNNVFNNYIKEAASSRHDQHHENFWCTSWWHQFKVLLQRGLRERRYEAFNRLRIFQVLSVATLGGLLWWHTPSSHIEDRIALLFFFSVFWGFYPLYNAVFTFPQERRMLIKERSSGMYRLSSYFLARTVGDLPLELALPTAFVLIIYWMGGLKPDPFTFILSLLVVLYNVLVSQSLGLAIGAILMDIKQATTLASVTTLVFLIAGGYYIQQIPPFIVWLKYLSYSFYCYKLLLGVQYREDDYYECSKGVLCRVGDLPAVKSMGDLNNLWIEVSILALMLLGYRLIAYLALHRVR
- the LOC133738867 gene encoding ABC transporter G family member 14 isoform X1; translation: MEGLPQVEVSEIHNNNKAAVLAYPAGAAQVNAQSFLQLAMYPITLKFEEVFYKVKMEHNAGLVPWPSSSNRSSSEKSILNGISGVVCPGEILAMLGPSGSGKTTLLTALGGRLHGKLSGKITYNSQPFCGSIKRRTGFVAQEDVLYPHLTVTETLVFTALLRLPNTLTRDEKVQHVEQVISELGLTRCRSSMIGGPLFRGISGGEKKRVSIGQEMLINPSLLLLDEPTSGLDSTTAQRILTTVKRLAGGGRTVVTTIHQPSSRLYHMFDKLVLLSEGYPIYYGPASAALEYFSSIGFSTSLPYVNPADLLLDLANDYVRTYKGIAPDSKPASDHQQRENMEQDQKMVRKDLVSAYDKNIYTRLKAELCGGGLEVNNVFNNYIKEAASSRHDQHHENFWCTSWWHQFKVLLQRGLRERRYEAFNRLRIFQVLSVATLGGLLWWHTPSSHIEDRIALLFFFSVFWGFYPLYNAVFTFPQERRMLIKERSSGMYRLSSYFLARTVGDLPLELALPTAFVLIIYWMGGLKPDPFTFILSLLVVLYNVLVSQSLGLAIGAILMDIKQATTLASVTTLVFLIAGGYYIQQIPPFIVWLKYLSYSFYCYKLLLGVQYREDDYYECSKGVLCRVGDLPAVKSMGDLNNLWIEVSILALMLLGYRLIAYLALHRVR